A single window of Polyodon spathula isolate WHYD16114869_AA chromosome 2, ASM1765450v1, whole genome shotgun sequence DNA harbors:
- the LOC121301250 gene encoding protein transport protein Sec31A-like isoform X3 → MKLKEIDRTAMQAWSPAQQHPIYLATGTSAQQLDATFSTNAALEIFELDLTDTTLDMKSCGTFSSSHRYHKLVWGPHGMSSEEHPSGVLIAGGENGNVILYDAAKIIAGDSDVVIAQNDKHSGPVRALDVNSFQANLVVSGGNESEIYIWDLNNFDSPMTPGPKSQPLEDISCVAWNRQVQHILASASPSGRASVWDLRKNEPIIKVSDHSNRMHCSGLAWNPEVATQLVLASEDDRMPVIQMWDLRFASSPLKVLENHTRGVLAIAWSLADPELLLSCGKDNRILCWNPNSGEVLYELPTSTQWCFDIQWCPRNPAVLSAAAFDGHISVYSIMGGSCDGQRQKQADQLTSSFGNLDPFGTGQTLPPLQLRQPAVQQSTVMPLKKPPKWIRRPVGASFAFGGKLVTFGNVTVQPQQQQLVPHHVYVSQVVTETDFLERSNQLQSAVQAGNFFNFCQSKVDASQTEFERNIWSFLKINFEIDPRNKYLELLGYKKEELVKKIAAALEKDATVDGKAEEAVCETEQAVERVEGSPIAEEQTQGETEHPVDEDGGDADLKEQASEVKETLNISISGDVDGLITQALLTGDFEGAVDLCLHDNRMADAIILAIAGGQELLTKTQEKYFAKTQSKITRLITAVVTKDWKEIVQSCDLQNWREALAAVLTYARPDEFAALCGDLGTRLERDGDLNLQAQACLCYICAGDVEKLVACWTKAQDGNSPLSLQDLVEKVVILRKAVEMSQGVSSNAAGALLAEKMIHYASLLAAQGSLSTAMAYLPSNTDQTNIVHLRDRLYRAQGEQAPGAQVPYERQQATKGRASAKQAHPAGQMPQHQPQAQTQQYYPQVRSAHTVTSWSNQTPTALPSIPPAASASDTQVEPPPPGFIMQGPANPVAASAAPGYMYGQPSARQQYPQTYPQTQQYPQGMGGPSIYQPQQPTASPPPPPSPSASYPSHYLHSASSHSVYTGQPPTSAMGPVSPASSFPPPASGASFQHGGPGAPASSYPPPLTGPTGGINTPDITCFLEGPQNGWNDPPSLSRVPKKKKLPDHYAPPVPITAPIMNPLGDPQAQQSSLPPTFQPQQHPAGQPGLQPSFPGIQQPLLQPALQPSAPKLSAEGPPGAPIGDVIQPFQSIPAEKITKKPIPDEHLVLKTTFEGLIQKCMNAATDPQTRRKLDDANKRLEFLYDKLRDQTLSPTIVNGLHNIARSIETRNYMEGLNMHTHIVGNSNFSETSAFMPVLKVVLTQANKLGV, encoded by the exons ATGAAGCTAAAAGAGATTGACCGCACTGCAATGCAGGCCTGGAGCCCAGCTCAGCAGCATCCTATCTATCTGGCCACTG GCACTTCGGCTCAGCAACTTGACGCAACTTTCAGTACAAATGCTGCCCTTGAGATTTTTGAGCTGGATCTCACAGACACTACACTGGATATGAAATCATGTGGCACGTTCTCCTCTTCACACAG GTATCATAAACTGGTTTGGGGACCACATGGGATGAGTTCAGAAGAACATCCCAGTGGAGTCCTCATTGCTGGGGGTGAAAATGGAAATGTTATTCTGTACGACGCAGCGAAAATCATAGCTGGAGACAGCGATGTGGTCATCGCTCAGAATGATAAGCACTCTGGACCAGTTAGAGCGCTGGATGTTAATTCGTTCCAG GCAAACCTTGTTGTCTCAGGAGGTAACGAGTCTGAAATCTACATTTGGGATCTGAACAATTTTGATTCTCCGATGACACCTGGACCAAAATCTCAG CCTCTTGAAGACATCAGTTGTGTTGCTTGGAACAGGCAAGTCCAGCATATCTTGGCTTCAGCCAGCCCCAGTGGACGTGCGTCAGTGTGGGACCTGCGGAAAAACGAACCCATTATCAAAGTCAGCGACCACAGCAATAGG ATGCACTGTTCAGGGTTGGCTTGGAACCCTGAGGTGGCCACCCAGCTAGTGCTTGCATCAGAAGATGACAGGATGCCCGTTATTCAAATGTGGGACCTGAGGTTTGCCTCCTCGCCCCTGAAAGTCCTGGAAAACCACACAAG GGGTGTACTGGCCATTGCCTGGAGCTTGGCAGACCCCGAGTTGCTCCTGAGCTGTGGGAAGGACAACAGGATTCTCTGCTGGAACCCCAACTCTGGAGAG GTGCTGTATGAGCTGCCCACCAGCACACAGTGGTGCTTTGATATCCAGTGGTGTCCCAGAAACCCAGCTGTCCTCTCTGCAGCAGCCTTTGATGGACACATCAGTGTCTACTCTATCATGGGAGGCAGCTGTGATGGCCAGAGGCAGAAGCAAGCAGATCAG CTCACCTCCTCCTTTGGGAATCTGGATCCCTTTGGTACTGGCCAGACCCTCCCTCCCCTGCAGCTCCGTCAGCCCGcagtccagcaaagcacagtgatGCCCCTGAAGAAACCCCCCAAGTGGATACGCAGACCTGTAGGAGCGTCGTTCGCT TTTGGAGGCAAGCTGGTAACATTTGGAAATGTAACTGTCCaacctcagcagcagcagctagtTCCTCATCACGTTTATGTGAGCCAGGTTGTCACGGAAACAGACTTTTTGGAGCGCTCTAATCAGCTTCAGTCTGCTGTGCAGGCTGGAaattttttcaatttctgtcagtcTAAAGTAGACGCTTCACAGACTGAATTTGAGAGGAACATCTGGTCTTTCTTAAAG atcaacTTTGAGATTGATCCTCGCAACAAATACTTGGAGCTTTTGGGGTATAAAAAGGAAGAACTTGTTAAGAAG ATTGCTGCTGCATTAGAGAAAGACGCAACTGTAGATGGGAAAGCTGAGGAG GCTGTTTGTGAAACTGAGCAGGCAGTGGAAAGGGTTGAAGGGAGCCCCATTGCTGAAGAGCAGACCCAGGGAGAG ACAGAGCACCCCGTTGATGAGGACGGAGGGGATGCTGATCTTAAAGAACAAGCCTCTGAAGTAAAGGAGACCTTGAACATCTCGATCAGTGGGG ATGTCGATGGGCTCATTACTCAGGCCTTGCTCACTGGTGACTTTGAGGGTGCTGTGGATCTCTGTCTCCATGACAACCGCATGGCAGACGCCATTATCCTGGCCATCGCAGGAGGGCAGGAGCTCCTGACAAAGACTCAGGAAAAATACTTCGCCAAAACGCAGAGCAAGATCACCAGG CTGATTACTGCAGTGGTCACAAAGGACTGGAAGGAGATTGTTCAGTCATGTGACCTGCAGAACTGGAGAGAGGCGCTGGCTGCTGTGCTGACGTACGCTCGTCCTGATGAATTTGCAGCCCTTTGCG GTGATCTTGGTACCCGGCTGGAAAGAGATGGAGACCTCAACCTCCAGGCCCAGGCCTGCCTGTGCTACATCTGTGCTGGTGATGTGGAGAAGCTGGTAGCATGCTGGACCAAAGCACAGGATGGGAACTCGCCACTATCCTTGCAG GACCTGGTTGAGAAGGTAGTGATCTTGCGTAAGGCCGTTGAAATGAGCCAGGGAGTGAGCAGCAATGCTGCAGGGGCTCTCCTCGCTGAGAAGATGATTCACTATGCCAGTCTGCTGGCAGCTCAAGGCAGTCTGAGCACTGCTATGGCCTATCTGCCAAGCAACACTGATCAG acaaaCATTGTGCATTTGCGTGACAGACTTTATAGAGCACAGGGTGAACAAGCCCCAGGAGCACAGGTTCCTTATGAGAGACAACAGGCAACCAAAGGAAGGGCTTCCGCCAAGCAGGCCCACCCAGCCGGGCAGATGCCACAGCACCAGCCACAAGCCCAGACACAACAGTACTACCCACAG GTAAGATCTGCCCATACTGTCACTTCCTGGAGTAACCAAACTCCCACTGCCCTTCCAAGTATTCCACCTGCAGCCTCTGCCTCAGACACTCAG GTTGAGCCCCCACCTCCAGGTTTCATCATGCAGGGACCTGCTAACCCTGTAGCTGCCAGCGCAGCCCCTGGTTATATGTACGGGCAGCCCAGCGCACGACAGCAGTATCCGCAGA CTTACCCTCAGACACAGCAGTACCCTCAAGGCATGGGGGGGCCATCAATCTATCAACCTCAGCAACCCACtgcgtctcctcctcctcctccttcacccTCTGCTTCGTACCCTTCTCACTACCTGCACTCTGCATCTTCTCACTCTGTTTACACGGGACAGCCTCCAACCTCGGCTATGGGACCCGTCTCACCTGCTTCCTCTTTCCCTCCTCCTGCTTCTGGAGCCTCCTTCCAGCATGGCGGGCCTGGAGCTCCAGCCTCTTCTTACCCACCACCACTGACAGGACCAACAG GAGGAATAAACACCCCAGACATAACCTGCTTCCTAGAAG GACCACAGAATGGATGGAACGATCCTCCCAGTCTGAGCAGAGTACCAAAGAAGAAGAAG CTTCCAGACCACTACGCTCCTCCAGTTCCAATCACAGCCCCAATAATGAACCCCTTAGGGGATCCCCAGGCACAGCAGTCCTCTCTCCCACCCACCTTCCAGCCCCAGCAGCACCCTGCAGGACAGCCAGGGCTGCAGCCCTCCTTCCCCGGGATCCAGCAGCCGCTGCTGCAGCCTGCTCTACAGCCCTCTGCACCAAAGCTCAGTGCTGAAGGGCCGCCTGGTGCACCTATAGGAGACGTCATACAG
- the LOC121301250 gene encoding protein transport protein Sec31A-like isoform X2, with the protein MKLKEIDRTAMQAWSPAQQHPIYLATGTSAQQLDATFSTNAALEIFELDLTDTTLDMKSCGTFSSSHRYHKLVWGPHGMSSEEHPSGVLIAGGENGNVILYDAAKIIAGDSDVVIAQNDKHSGPVRALDVNSFQANLVVSGGNESEIYIWDLNNFDSPMTPGPKSQPLEDISCVAWNRQVQHILASASPSGRASVWDLRKNEPIIKVSDHSNRMHCSGLAWNPEVATQLVLASEDDRMPVIQMWDLRFASSPLKVLENHTRGVLAIAWSLADPELLLSCGKDNRILCWNPNSGEVLYELPTSTQWCFDIQWCPRNPAVLSAAAFDGHISVYSIMGGSCDGQRQKQADQLTSSFGNLDPFGTGQTLPPLQLRQPAVQQSTVMPLKKPPKWIRRPVGASFAFGGKLVTFGNVTVQPQQQQLVPHHVYVSQVVTETDFLERSNQLQSAVQAGNFFNFCQSKVDASQTEFERNIWSFLKINFEIDPRNKYLELLGYKKEELVKKIAAALEKDATVDGKAEEAVCETEQAVERVEGSPIAEEQTQGETEHPVDEDGGDADLKEQASEVKETLNISISGDVDGLITQALLTGDFEGAVDLCLHDNRMADAIILAIAGGQELLTKTQEKYFAKTQSKITRLITAVVTKDWKEIVQSCDLQNWREALAAVLTYARPDEFAALCGDLGTRLERDGDLNLQAQACLCYICAGDVEKLVACWTKAQDGNSPLSLQDLVEKVVILRKAVEMSQGVSSNAAGALLAEKMIHYASLLAAQGSLSTAMAYLPSNTDQTNIVHLRDRLYRAQGEQAPGAQVPYERQQATKGRASAKQAHPAGQMPQHQPQAQTQQYYPQVRSAHTVTSWSNQTPTALPSIPPAASASDTQVEPPPPGFIMQGPANPVAASAAPGYMYGQPSARQQYPQTYPQTQQYPQGMGGPSIYQPQQPTASPPPPPSPSASYPSHYLHSASSHSVYTGQPPTSAMGPVSPASSFPPPASGASFQHGGPGAPASSYPPPLTGPTGTLPAAQNELPASQRTGPQNGWNDPPSLSRVPKKKKLPDHYAPPVPITAPIMNPLGDPQAQQSSLPPTFQPQQHPAGQPGLQPSFPGIQQPLLQPALQPSAPKLSAEGPPGAPIGDVIQPFQSIPAEKITKKPIPDEHLVLKTTFEGLIQKCMNAATDPQTRRKLDDANKRLEFLYDKLRDQTLSPTIVNGLHNIARSIETRNYMEGLNMHTHIVGNSNFSETSAFMPVLKVVLTQANKLGV; encoded by the exons ATGAAGCTAAAAGAGATTGACCGCACTGCAATGCAGGCCTGGAGCCCAGCTCAGCAGCATCCTATCTATCTGGCCACTG GCACTTCGGCTCAGCAACTTGACGCAACTTTCAGTACAAATGCTGCCCTTGAGATTTTTGAGCTGGATCTCACAGACACTACACTGGATATGAAATCATGTGGCACGTTCTCCTCTTCACACAG GTATCATAAACTGGTTTGGGGACCACATGGGATGAGTTCAGAAGAACATCCCAGTGGAGTCCTCATTGCTGGGGGTGAAAATGGAAATGTTATTCTGTACGACGCAGCGAAAATCATAGCTGGAGACAGCGATGTGGTCATCGCTCAGAATGATAAGCACTCTGGACCAGTTAGAGCGCTGGATGTTAATTCGTTCCAG GCAAACCTTGTTGTCTCAGGAGGTAACGAGTCTGAAATCTACATTTGGGATCTGAACAATTTTGATTCTCCGATGACACCTGGACCAAAATCTCAG CCTCTTGAAGACATCAGTTGTGTTGCTTGGAACAGGCAAGTCCAGCATATCTTGGCTTCAGCCAGCCCCAGTGGACGTGCGTCAGTGTGGGACCTGCGGAAAAACGAACCCATTATCAAAGTCAGCGACCACAGCAATAGG ATGCACTGTTCAGGGTTGGCTTGGAACCCTGAGGTGGCCACCCAGCTAGTGCTTGCATCAGAAGATGACAGGATGCCCGTTATTCAAATGTGGGACCTGAGGTTTGCCTCCTCGCCCCTGAAAGTCCTGGAAAACCACACAAG GGGTGTACTGGCCATTGCCTGGAGCTTGGCAGACCCCGAGTTGCTCCTGAGCTGTGGGAAGGACAACAGGATTCTCTGCTGGAACCCCAACTCTGGAGAG GTGCTGTATGAGCTGCCCACCAGCACACAGTGGTGCTTTGATATCCAGTGGTGTCCCAGAAACCCAGCTGTCCTCTCTGCAGCAGCCTTTGATGGACACATCAGTGTCTACTCTATCATGGGAGGCAGCTGTGATGGCCAGAGGCAGAAGCAAGCAGATCAG CTCACCTCCTCCTTTGGGAATCTGGATCCCTTTGGTACTGGCCAGACCCTCCCTCCCCTGCAGCTCCGTCAGCCCGcagtccagcaaagcacagtgatGCCCCTGAAGAAACCCCCCAAGTGGATACGCAGACCTGTAGGAGCGTCGTTCGCT TTTGGAGGCAAGCTGGTAACATTTGGAAATGTAACTGTCCaacctcagcagcagcagctagtTCCTCATCACGTTTATGTGAGCCAGGTTGTCACGGAAACAGACTTTTTGGAGCGCTCTAATCAGCTTCAGTCTGCTGTGCAGGCTGGAaattttttcaatttctgtcagtcTAAAGTAGACGCTTCACAGACTGAATTTGAGAGGAACATCTGGTCTTTCTTAAAG atcaacTTTGAGATTGATCCTCGCAACAAATACTTGGAGCTTTTGGGGTATAAAAAGGAAGAACTTGTTAAGAAG ATTGCTGCTGCATTAGAGAAAGACGCAACTGTAGATGGGAAAGCTGAGGAG GCTGTTTGTGAAACTGAGCAGGCAGTGGAAAGGGTTGAAGGGAGCCCCATTGCTGAAGAGCAGACCCAGGGAGAG ACAGAGCACCCCGTTGATGAGGACGGAGGGGATGCTGATCTTAAAGAACAAGCCTCTGAAGTAAAGGAGACCTTGAACATCTCGATCAGTGGGG ATGTCGATGGGCTCATTACTCAGGCCTTGCTCACTGGTGACTTTGAGGGTGCTGTGGATCTCTGTCTCCATGACAACCGCATGGCAGACGCCATTATCCTGGCCATCGCAGGAGGGCAGGAGCTCCTGACAAAGACTCAGGAAAAATACTTCGCCAAAACGCAGAGCAAGATCACCAGG CTGATTACTGCAGTGGTCACAAAGGACTGGAAGGAGATTGTTCAGTCATGTGACCTGCAGAACTGGAGAGAGGCGCTGGCTGCTGTGCTGACGTACGCTCGTCCTGATGAATTTGCAGCCCTTTGCG GTGATCTTGGTACCCGGCTGGAAAGAGATGGAGACCTCAACCTCCAGGCCCAGGCCTGCCTGTGCTACATCTGTGCTGGTGATGTGGAGAAGCTGGTAGCATGCTGGACCAAAGCACAGGATGGGAACTCGCCACTATCCTTGCAG GACCTGGTTGAGAAGGTAGTGATCTTGCGTAAGGCCGTTGAAATGAGCCAGGGAGTGAGCAGCAATGCTGCAGGGGCTCTCCTCGCTGAGAAGATGATTCACTATGCCAGTCTGCTGGCAGCTCAAGGCAGTCTGAGCACTGCTATGGCCTATCTGCCAAGCAACACTGATCAG acaaaCATTGTGCATTTGCGTGACAGACTTTATAGAGCACAGGGTGAACAAGCCCCAGGAGCACAGGTTCCTTATGAGAGACAACAGGCAACCAAAGGAAGGGCTTCCGCCAAGCAGGCCCACCCAGCCGGGCAGATGCCACAGCACCAGCCACAAGCCCAGACACAACAGTACTACCCACAG GTAAGATCTGCCCATACTGTCACTTCCTGGAGTAACCAAACTCCCACTGCCCTTCCAAGTATTCCACCTGCAGCCTCTGCCTCAGACACTCAG GTTGAGCCCCCACCTCCAGGTTTCATCATGCAGGGACCTGCTAACCCTGTAGCTGCCAGCGCAGCCCCTGGTTATATGTACGGGCAGCCCAGCGCACGACAGCAGTATCCGCAGA CTTACCCTCAGACACAGCAGTACCCTCAAGGCATGGGGGGGCCATCAATCTATCAACCTCAGCAACCCACtgcgtctcctcctcctcctccttcacccTCTGCTTCGTACCCTTCTCACTACCTGCACTCTGCATCTTCTCACTCTGTTTACACGGGACAGCCTCCAACCTCGGCTATGGGACCCGTCTCACCTGCTTCCTCTTTCCCTCCTCCTGCTTCTGGAGCCTCCTTCCAGCATGGCGGGCCTGGAGCTCCAGCCTCTTCTTACCCACCACCACTGACAGGACCAACAGGTACCCTGCCTGCCGCCCAAAACGAGCTGCCTGCTTCGCAGAGAACAG GACCACAGAATGGATGGAACGATCCTCCCAGTCTGAGCAGAGTACCAAAGAAGAAGAAG CTTCCAGACCACTACGCTCCTCCAGTTCCAATCACAGCCCCAATAATGAACCCCTTAGGGGATCCCCAGGCACAGCAGTCCTCTCTCCCACCCACCTTCCAGCCCCAGCAGCACCCTGCAGGACAGCCAGGGCTGCAGCCCTCCTTCCCCGGGATCCAGCAGCCGCTGCTGCAGCCTGCTCTACAGCCCTCTGCACCAAAGCTCAGTGCTGAAGGGCCGCCTGGTGCACCTATAGGAGACGTCATACAG
- the LOC121301250 gene encoding protein transport protein Sec31A-like isoform X4 encodes MKLKEIDRTAMQAWSPAQQHPIYLATGTSAQQLDATFSTNAALEIFELDLTDTTLDMKSCGTFSSSHRYHKLVWGPHGMSSEEHPSGVLIAGGENGNVILYDAAKIIAGDSDVVIAQNDKHSGPVRALDVNSFQANLVVSGGNESEIYIWDLNNFDSPMTPGPKSQPLEDISCVAWNRQVQHILASASPSGRASVWDLRKNEPIIKVSDHSNRMHCSGLAWNPEVATQLVLASEDDRMPVIQMWDLRFASSPLKVLENHTRGVLAIAWSLADPELLLSCGKDNRILCWNPNSGEVLYELPTSTQWCFDIQWCPRNPAVLSAAAFDGHISVYSIMGGSCDGQRQKQADQLTSSFGNLDPFGTGQTLPPLQLRQPAVQQSTVMPLKKPPKWIRRPVGASFAFGGKLVTFGNVTVQPQQQQLVPHHVYVSQVVTETDFLERSNQLQSAVQAGNFFNFCQSKVDASQTEFERNIWSFLKINFEIDPRNKYLELLGYKKEELVKKIAAALEKDATVDGKAEETEHPVDEDGGDADLKEQASEVKETLNISISGDVDGLITQALLTGDFEGAVDLCLHDNRMADAIILAIAGGQELLTKTQEKYFAKTQSKITRLITAVVTKDWKEIVQSCDLQNWREALAAVLTYARPDEFAALCGDLGTRLERDGDLNLQAQACLCYICAGDVEKLVACWTKAQDGNSPLSLQDLVEKVVILRKAVEMSQGVSSNAAGALLAEKMIHYASLLAAQGSLSTAMAYLPSNTDQTNIVHLRDRLYRAQGEQAPGAQVPYERQQATKGRASAKQAHPAGQMPQHQPQAQTQQYYPQVRSAHTVTSWSNQTPTALPSIPPAASASDTQVEPPPPGFIMQGPANPVAASAAPGYMYGQPSARQQYPQTYPQTQQYPQGMGGPSIYQPQQPTASPPPPPSPSASYPSHYLHSASSHSVYTGQPPTSAMGPVSPASSFPPPASGASFQHGGPGAPASSYPPPLTGPTGTLPAAQNELPASQRTGGINTPDITCFLEGPQNGWNDPPSLSRVPKKKKLPDHYAPPVPITAPIMNPLGDPQAQQSSLPPTFQPQQHPAGQPGLQPSFPGIQQPLLQPALQPSAPKLSAEGPPGAPIGDVIQPFQSIPAEKITKKPIPDEHLVLKTTFEGLIQKCMNAATDPQTRRKLDDANKRLEFLYDKLRDQTLSPTIVNGLHNIARSIETRNYMEGLNMHTHIVGNSNFSETSAFMPVLKVVLTQANKLGV; translated from the exons ATGAAGCTAAAAGAGATTGACCGCACTGCAATGCAGGCCTGGAGCCCAGCTCAGCAGCATCCTATCTATCTGGCCACTG GCACTTCGGCTCAGCAACTTGACGCAACTTTCAGTACAAATGCTGCCCTTGAGATTTTTGAGCTGGATCTCACAGACACTACACTGGATATGAAATCATGTGGCACGTTCTCCTCTTCACACAG GTATCATAAACTGGTTTGGGGACCACATGGGATGAGTTCAGAAGAACATCCCAGTGGAGTCCTCATTGCTGGGGGTGAAAATGGAAATGTTATTCTGTACGACGCAGCGAAAATCATAGCTGGAGACAGCGATGTGGTCATCGCTCAGAATGATAAGCACTCTGGACCAGTTAGAGCGCTGGATGTTAATTCGTTCCAG GCAAACCTTGTTGTCTCAGGAGGTAACGAGTCTGAAATCTACATTTGGGATCTGAACAATTTTGATTCTCCGATGACACCTGGACCAAAATCTCAG CCTCTTGAAGACATCAGTTGTGTTGCTTGGAACAGGCAAGTCCAGCATATCTTGGCTTCAGCCAGCCCCAGTGGACGTGCGTCAGTGTGGGACCTGCGGAAAAACGAACCCATTATCAAAGTCAGCGACCACAGCAATAGG ATGCACTGTTCAGGGTTGGCTTGGAACCCTGAGGTGGCCACCCAGCTAGTGCTTGCATCAGAAGATGACAGGATGCCCGTTATTCAAATGTGGGACCTGAGGTTTGCCTCCTCGCCCCTGAAAGTCCTGGAAAACCACACAAG GGGTGTACTGGCCATTGCCTGGAGCTTGGCAGACCCCGAGTTGCTCCTGAGCTGTGGGAAGGACAACAGGATTCTCTGCTGGAACCCCAACTCTGGAGAG GTGCTGTATGAGCTGCCCACCAGCACACAGTGGTGCTTTGATATCCAGTGGTGTCCCAGAAACCCAGCTGTCCTCTCTGCAGCAGCCTTTGATGGACACATCAGTGTCTACTCTATCATGGGAGGCAGCTGTGATGGCCAGAGGCAGAAGCAAGCAGATCAG CTCACCTCCTCCTTTGGGAATCTGGATCCCTTTGGTACTGGCCAGACCCTCCCTCCCCTGCAGCTCCGTCAGCCCGcagtccagcaaagcacagtgatGCCCCTGAAGAAACCCCCCAAGTGGATACGCAGACCTGTAGGAGCGTCGTTCGCT TTTGGAGGCAAGCTGGTAACATTTGGAAATGTAACTGTCCaacctcagcagcagcagctagtTCCTCATCACGTTTATGTGAGCCAGGTTGTCACGGAAACAGACTTTTTGGAGCGCTCTAATCAGCTTCAGTCTGCTGTGCAGGCTGGAaattttttcaatttctgtcagtcTAAAGTAGACGCTTCACAGACTGAATTTGAGAGGAACATCTGGTCTTTCTTAAAG atcaacTTTGAGATTGATCCTCGCAACAAATACTTGGAGCTTTTGGGGTATAAAAAGGAAGAACTTGTTAAGAAG ATTGCTGCTGCATTAGAGAAAGACGCAACTGTAGATGGGAAAGCTGAGGAG ACAGAGCACCCCGTTGATGAGGACGGAGGGGATGCTGATCTTAAAGAACAAGCCTCTGAAGTAAAGGAGACCTTGAACATCTCGATCAGTGGGG ATGTCGATGGGCTCATTACTCAGGCCTTGCTCACTGGTGACTTTGAGGGTGCTGTGGATCTCTGTCTCCATGACAACCGCATGGCAGACGCCATTATCCTGGCCATCGCAGGAGGGCAGGAGCTCCTGACAAAGACTCAGGAAAAATACTTCGCCAAAACGCAGAGCAAGATCACCAGG CTGATTACTGCAGTGGTCACAAAGGACTGGAAGGAGATTGTTCAGTCATGTGACCTGCAGAACTGGAGAGAGGCGCTGGCTGCTGTGCTGACGTACGCTCGTCCTGATGAATTTGCAGCCCTTTGCG GTGATCTTGGTACCCGGCTGGAAAGAGATGGAGACCTCAACCTCCAGGCCCAGGCCTGCCTGTGCTACATCTGTGCTGGTGATGTGGAGAAGCTGGTAGCATGCTGGACCAAAGCACAGGATGGGAACTCGCCACTATCCTTGCAG GACCTGGTTGAGAAGGTAGTGATCTTGCGTAAGGCCGTTGAAATGAGCCAGGGAGTGAGCAGCAATGCTGCAGGGGCTCTCCTCGCTGAGAAGATGATTCACTATGCCAGTCTGCTGGCAGCTCAAGGCAGTCTGAGCACTGCTATGGCCTATCTGCCAAGCAACACTGATCAG acaaaCATTGTGCATTTGCGTGACAGACTTTATAGAGCACAGGGTGAACAAGCCCCAGGAGCACAGGTTCCTTATGAGAGACAACAGGCAACCAAAGGAAGGGCTTCCGCCAAGCAGGCCCACCCAGCCGGGCAGATGCCACAGCACCAGCCACAAGCCCAGACACAACAGTACTACCCACAG GTAAGATCTGCCCATACTGTCACTTCCTGGAGTAACCAAACTCCCACTGCCCTTCCAAGTATTCCACCTGCAGCCTCTGCCTCAGACACTCAG GTTGAGCCCCCACCTCCAGGTTTCATCATGCAGGGACCTGCTAACCCTGTAGCTGCCAGCGCAGCCCCTGGTTATATGTACGGGCAGCCCAGCGCACGACAGCAGTATCCGCAGA CTTACCCTCAGACACAGCAGTACCCTCAAGGCATGGGGGGGCCATCAATCTATCAACCTCAGCAACCCACtgcgtctcctcctcctcctccttcacccTCTGCTTCGTACCCTTCTCACTACCTGCACTCTGCATCTTCTCACTCTGTTTACACGGGACAGCCTCCAACCTCGGCTATGGGACCCGTCTCACCTGCTTCCTCTTTCCCTCCTCCTGCTTCTGGAGCCTCCTTCCAGCATGGCGGGCCTGGAGCTCCAGCCTCTTCTTACCCACCACCACTGACAGGACCAACAGGTACCCTGCCTGCCGCCCAAAACGAGCTGCCTGCTTCGCAGAGAACAG GAGGAATAAACACCCCAGACATAACCTGCTTCCTAGAAG GACCACAGAATGGATGGAACGATCCTCCCAGTCTGAGCAGAGTACCAAAGAAGAAGAAG CTTCCAGACCACTACGCTCCTCCAGTTCCAATCACAGCCCCAATAATGAACCCCTTAGGGGATCCCCAGGCACAGCAGTCCTCTCTCCCACCCACCTTCCAGCCCCAGCAGCACCCTGCAGGACAGCCAGGGCTGCAGCCCTCCTTCCCCGGGATCCAGCAGCCGCTGCTGCAGCCTGCTCTACAGCCCTCTGCACCAAAGCTCAGTGCTGAAGGGCCGCCTGGTGCACCTATAGGAGACGTCATACAG